The stretch of DNA GTCGATGCTATCGACAAGCCTTGGGGGAGGTCGCGGGTGGTCGACTGGGTTCGCCTACTGGCCGGGCGTGCCGGCCTGTTCAAGCTGCTGTTGTTGCTTCGCGGCTGCCTGGTCCTGGGCGTCCTTGGCGGCATTGCCTTGCGGGGTCTGAACCGAATACCCCGGCCCGACGTTGGAGGCCACGTTCGCGTAGCAGTTCAGGTACACGAAAACGGTGCCCTTGACGCCCGGGGCGTCCTGCATCCAGTCCACCCGCGCAGTCATCGTCGCGCACCCTGTCACCGACGCGTGTCTTGATGATCGGCGTCAAGCCTGCCGCAGCGAACTTCGATTTCGCATCTATTAGAGCGCGCCGGTGAGGTTTGGCGCGGCGGCCGCGACGCCACCAACAGACAACCCCACGCTCGCCGTCGCACATACCAGTCCCGCCCCGGCAAGGACGAGAAGCCTTTTCACGTCGACGACCTCCGTATGGGTAATTGCGCTTATCGATTTCTGCACGGCGTCAGCGTGCGGCCGACAGCGTGCTCGCCTGCTATACGCAAAATTTGCCGGAGCGGTCGGCAAATCGTCACTACGGCGGCGTGTTCGCGCGAAGGTCGCGCCCATCCGCGGCTCGGGCCCATCGCCGCTAAGCCTGGCGTGGCCTCGTCCTCACGGCCGCCACGCGGGCCCAGGACGGCGATACCGCGCTGCCGAGCTTGTCACTGTCGTGTTTTCTGGGTCAACGTGATAATGCGCGAGTTCAGGTAACTGGAAGGAATCTATAAGCCTGGCGCCAACCATTTCACGGGGCGCCAACTTCCGGCGCCGGCTCACCATATGACGCCCCAGTTGCCGTGCGACCTTGGGACCCCGCTTGCTACGCTTCGGACGGGTTACGCAGGGGTCACACCGTCAGAATGTCCTACGACCTGGGATGCGTGAATAGACAATGTCGCTGTCCTCGGCTCGGCCTGTTGAGTGCACCCGCGGAACCGCTTCGGGAGCGCATCCAAATTCTTCGCCGAGGCCCAGATCGAGAAAACAAATAAAGTTTGCGCTCTTTTCACTTCACACAACGGCGTCAGCCGTGCGATGCTTGCTGGACCCCATACACTCCTCTCAGTGGAACGGTGCCTAACGGATGTCGACAGCAATCGACCTGAACACTCCGGCTCATGCCGAGTTGCAGCGGCGACCTGCCGCGTCGAGGCGGGTCTGGCAACGCCGGTACGAGCTGGTACTGCGGTTCAGTGACACCGGTGTGGTTATGGCGGCTGTGGTTGCCGGGCAGTGGTTGCGGTTCGGTGCTGTGCCCGGTGTCGGCGCGGAATTCCTCGACTGGCGATATTGGGCGACGCCTGCGGCCGTGGTCTCCATCTGGGTGCTTTTCTTGACGATCTATCGTGCCCGGGAGCCGCGGATCCTCGGCGCCGGCCCCGAAGAGTATCGCCGAGTGGCAGCAGCCACCTTCTCCGCATTCGGTGCGATTGCGATCTTTGCGCTTTTGTTCAGGCTGGATTTCGCCAGGGGCTACCTCGCAATTGCATTGCCGCTCGGGCTCATCGGCCTGCTGGCCAGCCGGCGAATGGCCCGTCAGGTCGTCGCCGGCCAGCGCCGGCGCAGGCAGTGCCTCACGTCGGTGTTGATTGTCGGTGCGCCGGGCCCGGCACTCGGTCTCGTACGGTCACTGGCCCGCACACCCGAGTACGGCTACGAGGTAGTGGGCGTCTGCCACCCAGGCCAGAGTCAACCCGGAAGGCCGCCGCATACCGCCGACGGTGTGCCCGTGTACACGCACAATGACGACCTGGTGGAGATCATCGAGGCGTGCGGCGCCGACACAGTCGCACTGACGGCCACCGACCGGCTCGAACCGCACGAGATCGGCGACTTGTCGTGGCAGCTGGAAAAGCTCGACATCGATCTTGTGGTCTCGCCGGGGATGGTCGGTCTCGCGGGTCCCCGATTGACGATGCGACCGGTCGCTGACTTGCCGCTGATTCACGTGGACAAGCCGCAGTACGACGGTGCCAAGCGGTTTGAGAAGCGCGCCTTCGATGTTTGCTTCTCGATCATGGTTTTGTCGCTTGCGCTGCCCATATTGGTTGCTGCGGCCGTGGCGGTGAAGCTTACGAGTAAAGGTCCGATCTTTTACAAATCCGACCGCATCGGGATGGATGGCAACCCATTCAGCATGCTAAAGATCCGCACAATGGTGGAGGGCGCGGATGCGCAACGGCCTCAACTAGCGGAGCTGAACGAGGTCGAGGGTGGAGTCATTTTCAAAATGCGCCGCGACCCCAGGGTCACCCCCGTCGGGCGATTTCTCCGCCGGTACAGCATCGATGAGCTGCCCCAGTTCGTCAACGTGCTGCGCCGCGAGATGAGCGTCGTGGGACCGCGGCCCCCGCTGCCATCGGAGGTTGAGGCATACGACGATCGGGTGCGCAGGCGCCTGCTGGTCCGGCCGGGTATCACGGGTCTGTGGCAGATCAGTGGGCGATCGGACCTCAGCTGGGATGACTTTGTCCGGCTGGACCTGTCGTATGTCGAGAACTGGTCGATGATCAGCGACCTGCTCATCGCGGCGAAGACGGTCCGGGCAGTATTCAGCGGTACTGGTGCCTACTAGTCCATCCAGCCGTCAGGGTCGACAATTTGCCCATGGCAGTCGGGGACCCCTTACGGCGACCTCTTGACGTCGCGACGCTACACGCGGATTTCATTGCAACCGATTCTCCCTGGCGTGAACTGACGGTCGTGGAGAAGACCGGCTCCACAAACGCCGATCTACTCGCGCGCGCCGCCGCGGGGAAGGACGTGGCGGGCGCCGTCCTCATAGCCGAGCATCAGACCGCAGGCCGTGGCCGAATCGGCCGGGTGTGGTCGGCGGTGCCGCACGCCCAAGTCCTCATGTCGGTGGGGATAGGAGCGACCGACGTGAATCCGGACGCCTGGGGCTGGCTACCGCTGGCGACCGGGGTCGCCGTTGTCGATGCCGTGGCAGCGGTGTGCAGAATCGAGGCCGGGTTGAAGTGGCCGAACGACGTTCTCGTCGGTGACCGCAAACTCGCCGGCATACTGGCTGAAGTGGCGGTGCCGAGGTCGACGATCGTCGTCGGGGTCGGGCTCAACGTGAGCCTGCGTGCCGACGAGGTCGGCGAGCCGGCTGCTACCTCGCTGCTCGAACTCGGAGTGAAAGCCGATCGCAACGCGTTGGTCCGCCGACTGTTGCTCGAGTTGCGGGCTCGAATCGATGACTGGCGCACGGCCGACCCTCGGTTGGCGGACGATTACCGGGCACGCAGCCTCACCCTTGGTTCCGACGTGCGCGTCGAACTGCCCGGCCAGCGTTCGCTAGTCGGCAAGGCGGAGTCGATTGACCCGCAGGGTCGGCTGACGATCAATAGCGACGGCGACGTGGTCACCGTCTCCGCCGGTGACGTTGTCCACCTCCGCCCAGCGCGATGACGTTCACAGGGCCGGAATGACAACGGGGGCCGCCTGGCGAAGTTTGCATTGAAATGCGAGAATATTTACTCCGATGTATTATTTCGAGACGTCCCGACGAGCGCTGAGCATGTCTAACAGACGCCCCCACTATTACGGGTGGCCATGGACCTTCGCCGCCTACAGCGCTCAGAGGAGCTAACCGAGGAGAAGCGCCATATGGTGTCGCCTGACAAGCTTTTGACGCCTGCACGGGCTACAACCGGGAGTGCGCCATGTCGAGCTATGCCGGCAGTGCGCGGGCGGACCGGCCGTCGGCCGAATGCACATTCAGCGAAACGCGATTCATCCATCCGGCCAGGCAAGAGAACCCCTTAGGGGAGGCGCGAAGAAATGACGACGATACTCATCACGGGTGCCGCCGGCTTCGTTGGGCGTCATTTTGCCAAAGCGTTAGCCAGAGCGGTTCCCGAGGCCGTGCTAGTCGGACTGGACCGGGATTTCGATATGCCGGGCTGCCATCAGCGGATAGTGTGCGACCTCGCCGACACTCATGTCTTTCAGACATTGCAGGCGGTGGGGCCGATTGATTACGTCGTACATCTAGCGGCACGATCCGATGTTCATTTCTCGTTGGCCCGACCCGACATTTACATCCGCGACAATGTGCTTGCTACCAGCAACTTGATCCAAGCGCTTGGCCAGCACAGATCAATTAAGCGTTTTCTGTCGGTATCCTCGTGCGAGGTTTATGGCAACACGCCAAGGCCCGCGGTCGAAACCGATCTTCCAAAACCTCGA from Mycobacterium sp. JS623 encodes:
- a CDS encoding sugar transferase — protein: MSTAIDLNTPAHAELQRRPAASRRVWQRRYELVLRFSDTGVVMAAVVAGQWLRFGAVPGVGAEFLDWRYWATPAAVVSIWVLFLTIYRAREPRILGAGPEEYRRVAAATFSAFGAIAIFALLFRLDFARGYLAIALPLGLIGLLASRRMARQVVAGQRRRRQCLTSVLIVGAPGPALGLVRSLARTPEYGYEVVGVCHPGQSQPGRPPHTADGVPVYTHNDDLVEIIEACGADTVALTATDRLEPHEIGDLSWQLEKLDIDLVVSPGMVGLAGPRLTMRPVADLPLIHVDKPQYDGAKRFEKRAFDVCFSIMVLSLALPILVAAAVAVKLTSKGPIFYKSDRIGMDGNPFSMLKIRTMVEGADAQRPQLAELNEVEGGVIFKMRRDPRVTPVGRFLRRYSIDELPQFVNVLRREMSVVGPRPPLPSEVEAYDDRVRRRLLVRPGITGLWQISGRSDLSWDDFVRLDLSYVENWSMISDLLIAAKTVRAVFSGTGAY
- a CDS encoding biotin--[acetyl-CoA-carboxylase] ligase; this encodes MAVGDPLRRPLDVATLHADFIATDSPWRELTVVEKTGSTNADLLARAAAGKDVAGAVLIAEHQTAGRGRIGRVWSAVPHAQVLMSVGIGATDVNPDAWGWLPLATGVAVVDAVAAVCRIEAGLKWPNDVLVGDRKLAGILAEVAVPRSTIVVGVGLNVSLRADEVGEPAATSLLELGVKADRNALVRRLLLELRARIDDWRTADPRLADDYRARSLTLGSDVRVELPGQRSLVGKAESIDPQGRLTINSDGDVVTVSAGDVVHLRPAR